The genomic segment GGATGTGGGCTTGTCTCTTCTTACTGTTTCTGGTTTTGGCATTGTTTTCTCTGATTATCAAATATTTCAATTTCTTATGTAATGACAATTTTTGTTTGGTATGtagtatatgtttattaattattatattatatatttgatgGAATATGGTTGATTCCATTATAGGTTGTTTATTACATATGTACAGAACTCGCAATTTGATTCCTTCACAGTAGTTGATTTTATCAAATTCACACCAAATGAAATAAGACAACTCATGCTAATGTAATAAAAAAGAGTTTTAATAATTAATGTTATTTCCTTGGAAAGTAGATACCAAATGATGATGTTCCTTGTGATCATTGCCTCCCTTCTGGCCTCAACGTATAGAAGCTGAACTTGTATTCAGAACTATGGTAATGTTTGGTTAGGGTAATAGAATAGAACAATGGAAATGAATAAGTTTGTAttctatatttttgttttgttgtattttagaGTATTTAGAATGTCATTTCAATAGAATGTTTTTTCTACTATTTTGGTAGAATGATTATTCTATTTGAGAATGGAAGGAAATACTATTCCAAtgtaagattaaaaaaaattaataattatttttattatttttttattcatattagttttattttatttttatttattttctcattcttatttcttaatttttattCCCTCTGACTAAACGtcactaaaaaataaataatatttttttaaagctGAAATAGAGGAATTTTAGctgaatttaatttaatttttttattatatatatatataaatttatttagtaATAGAAAGATGAAGAATGAATCTTTTTGAAATAGTCTATCTTTCACTTTATATTACTTTCAAAATGATCTATTTTGAAAAGAGAATTCATTTAATATTTCAACCAaagtaatattataattatagggTTAGTACTTATATTACATCAATTCATATTCATCTATGgttaccttttttttttcattcgtTGGATCATTATTGAATGATTGTGATCAACTAGAAAAATAATAGTATTTATTCAACATATATTATTTACTTAAAAAGAATGTTAATTGATTCAAATTCTTCTCTGATGAACCTTCTGTACTCGAGGCATTTTCTACTATCTGCCTTACCTTAAAAGTCTCTTTTCTAAATAATAAAGTCTTGACTTCTGTCATAGTCAGATAGTTTTCTCTCAGTCTTTTTGTCTTTTTTCCAAaaagttgttgtttgttttatctTCTATGGCTTCGTCCAGTAATCCCAGTCATATTATGGATGAACTGGTAATTGAAGAAGAGCTTGAAGAAGGTCTCGTGCTCCAAGATCTTGGTGGAGTTGGTGAGGAGGAGTTTGTTTATGATTGGAGATTGTGTTTGGTGGGTCGTTTTATCTTTTCAGGGACTATAGACTTCCCCTCTATGCAGCAAACTCTGGCAGCACTATGGAAACCTGGTAAGGGGGTCTATATGAAGGAACTAGACGCCAACCaatttctatttcaattctaccacgaAATTGATATTAAACGAGTCGTTGCAGGCAGCCCGTGGTATTTTAATAGAAAGGCTTTGATTATCACTCGCATGAAGGAGGAGTCTAACCCCCGTTATCTTGCTCTAAATACGCTAGACTTATGGGTACAACTGCATGATCTTAAAACAGGATTCATGACTTCAACGGTGTTACAGGCTGTCGGAAACTATGTTGGTGCTTTTGTCGAATCTTGTCCTAAAAATTTCATGGGAATCTGGAGGGATTACATGAAGATAAGGGTCACTATTGATCTGTCAAAACCACTGAAACGTCGTATGCGAGTTCGCAAAACTGGAGACGATTGGATATGGATCACATTCAAGTATGAGAATGTTCCCACCTTTTGTTTTATCTGTGGAATATTGGGTCATTCGGAGAGATTTTGTCCAAAACTTTTTGATACACCTGAACATGAAATCACAAGACCATATGGGGAGTGGATGAAAGCTCCGTTTAGGCGTTCAACTAAACTCATTGGAGCACAGTGGCTGAGAAATGGCGTTCGAAGGTGGCACGGAAAGGATGACCGGTAGACCAGAGAATCTCGGACACGAAAGAGTAGTTACTGATTGAGGATTTCGTGGCAGCAATATTGCATTAACTACCCCTGATTTTCAGGGCGTTAATGTTACAGGCACAAATCGTGGGAAATGATTATTGGGTTCTAATTTGGTTGACCCGAATATTGGTCTATCACATTCATTACTGCAGCAAGGAGGGCATGAGATGGCAAATAATGTATCATCAATGAAAAAAGGCCCTATTTTAGTGGAGTCTAAGAAAAGAAGGACAGCTGGAGAGTTGGGCCTAAGTGATAACGTGGGCTTCAATACTGAGTTGGACCCAGAATCTGATGAAGAAGAACATGTCAGTATGGAACAAGATGAAAATGGCAGTCCAAAAAACTTGTGTGGGGCGGGATCCGTGGAACGGACCCGCCAAGGATTATGAGTATTTTAAGCTGGAATTGTCGTGGGCTTGGGACCCCATGGACCGTTCAATTCCTTAAGGATACTGTTGTCCAGAAGAAAcccaattttatttttctttgtgaaatTTTGTGTAAGAAGGAAAAAGTTGATAGAATTAAAAATGCTCTGGGCTTTGAAGGTATGGTTACGGTAGAGGCCCAAGGTCACAGTGGTGGTCTTGCATTTCTATGGAGATACAAGGAAGAAGCCGTTTTGAAGAAATTTGGTCAGAATCACATCGACATGGTGCTCACGGTCCAGGGGTGGCCTGAATTTCGTCTCACTGGAATTTACGGCGAACCAAATCGCGCAAAAAGGTACCTTACTTGGAAGTTAATTAGTGATCTTGTTGTTAACTCTACTTTTCCATGGTGCCTCATTGGAGACATGAACAATGTCCTTAGTCAAAACGATAAAAAAGGGGGACGCCCATACCCGAACTCACTTCTGCAAGGGTTCCAAGATGTGTTGGCTAGCTGTGATTTGATCGATATGGAATTAGAAGGTTATCCATTTACATGGGAACGAGGTAAGGGTACTGCTAGTTGGATTGAAATTCGGTTGGACAGGGCATTGGCCTCCCCAGGTTGGCTGGATAAATTCCAAGATGCTAAACTTATTAATCTTGAGGTTTCTACCTCCGATCACTGCCCCCTTCTCCTTGAACCGGTTGTTCGCCTTGCTGCAACTATAATGAGAAAGTTCAAGTTCGAAAATGCCTGGCTTTGCGAACCCATGTGTCATAAATTAGTGGAGGATGCCTGGCTCTCAACTCGTGACAAACCTTTAGCAGAGAAGATCTTTTACTGCTCTAAAGTTTTGGGTGAATGGGGACAAAACATCACAGGAAATTTTCAGCATCGTATATCTCAGAGCAAGAAAATTATTAGATCCTTGAAAGGCCATCGTGATGAATACTCGGTTCAGAGATACCAAGACGAACACAAGCATTTATTCGAAATTCTCACTCAAAAAGAGATATTTTGGAAACAAAGGTCTAAGCAATTTTGGTTGAAAGAGGGAGACCAAAATTCAAAGTATTTCCATGCTGCTGCAAAAACCAGGAAACACACTAATCATATTCGTTCTCTACAGAATGAAGATGGCCAAATGGTAGATTGGGAAAGTGGGATACAAGAGGTCATGGTGACATACTTTCAGAAGCTTTTCACGCCCTCTGAGTCTAATTGGGAGGAGGTAGTGAACTGTATTCCCAGTATGATTACTCAATCACATAATGAACAACTGTTACTTCCCATTGAAGACAATGAAGTAAAAGATGCCTTGTTCCAAATGCACCCGGATAAATCCCCGGGGCCAGACGGGATGAGTCCCGGTTTCTACCAAAAACTTTGGGGAATAGTGGGTCCGGATACATTCAAGTTAGTGAAGGATTTCTTCCAGACTGGTGAGTTTGAAGCAAGTCTGCCAGCTACTAATATTGTTCTTGTGCCAAAAAAGAAGAATCCTACTTCTATGCTTGATCTTCGTCCCATATCGCTGTGTAATGTTCTGTACAAAATTGTTTCAAAGGTGCTTGCTAATAGATTGAAGAAAGTACTGAGTTATGTAATATCTGAGAATCAAAGTGCTTTTATCCCAGGCCGTTTGATAACTGACAATATCATGGTTTCATTTGAGATAATGCATTACATGAAGCGCAAGAACTCAGGAAAGAATGGGGTTATGGCTCTCAAGCTAGATATGAGTAAGGCATACGACAGGGTAGAGTGGGGATACCTACAAGCAGTTCTTCAGAAGATGGGTTTCGATGAGCGTATGGTGTCACTTTTCATGGTCTGTGTTACTTCTGCACGATATCAAATCAGTCATGCCGGCAAGGAATTTGGTAATATTATTCCGGGACGAGGTTTACGCCAGGGAGATCCTTTGTCCTCTTACTTGTTCattatttgcactgaaggtttcTCTGCACTAATTAAACGATATGAGCAAAGAAACTTAATCAGAGGCATTAGGGTGGCTCGGGGTGCACCTTTAGTCTCCCATATTTTCTTTGCGGATGATAGTTATATCTTCTGTAAGGCTAATGAGAGCGAAGCCCATAATGTAATGCATTTGTTAACTGTTTTTGAGAGAGCTTCTGGCCAGAAGATTAACTATGATAAGTCTTCCATCTTTTTCAGCAGAAATACCGATGTAAGAACTCGTGATGCTATATGTGGGGATTTGGGGATACATGAGGCCGATGACAATAGTACTTATTTGGGTCTTCCAAATATTATTGGGCGCAAAAAAACATCCATCCTTGGTTACCTTAAAGAGAGGGTTCAGAATCGAGTTCAAAGCTGGGAAGGGAAACTGTTATCTAAAGCAAGGAAGGAGATATTATTGAAAACAATTGCACAAGCTTTACCTAATTATGCAATGAGTGTATTCCTTTTGCCTGTTGAAACGAGTAAAGAAATGGAGCGTACTATGTGTAAATTCTGGTGGCACTGTAACTCAAAAAAGGATAAGAGTATACATTGGATGAGTTGGGAGAGGATGTGTAAACCGAAAGTGAAGGGTGGATTAGGCTTTCGAAACCTTTATGACTTCAATGTGGCTCTTCTGGGAAAGCAAGGATGGAGACTATTATTGCATTCTCAAACTCTGGTGGGCAAGATTTATAAGGCAAGGTACTACCCTCAAGGTTCTTTTCTCTCTGCTGAATTGGGAGGGAATCCGAGCTTTATTTGGCGAAGTTTCATGGAGGCTCAACCTTTGATTAAAAAGGGTGCTGCAATTAGTGTTGGCTCAGGTATGACTATAAATATCTTAACTGATCCTTGGCTACCAAATGAAGAAGACCCCTACATACACACGGCTTGTGATTCTCTAATTGGGAAATCAGTTTCTCAGTTGATGCATTTAGATCAAAGGCAGTGGATTTAGAGATTCTGCAGGATCTTTTCATAGAGAGAGATATTAACTTGATAGTTAGTATTCCCCTTGACAATGCAGATGAAGACACATGGTATTGGAAGAAAGAAAAGCTGGGGTGTTACTCGGTCAAAAGTGCCTACAAGCTGTTACAGGAGGGTCATGACAACACCAGTACTGCTGCTAACTCGGGTTTCTGGAGAAGACTTTGGAATTTGAAAGTGCCACCCAAGGTGAAGAATTTTCTATGGCAAGCTTCCACAGACTGTTTACCAACTAAAGTGCAACTGAGAATAAAACATGTTGCAATTGATGCTTTGTGTCCTTTCTGCATAACTGAAAGAGAATCCATCAGCCATGTTCTTGTCTCCTGCCCTTTCTCTTGTGCCTACTGGGTAAGTTTGGGGATTGGGGACCCGTCTGCTTTGCAAAGTTCTTTTGCTGATTGGCTTTTTTTGATGTTTGAAAGTTGGAGTGGAAAGGAAAGGCAACTGATTGGTATGCTTTGTTGGGCACTTTGGAAGAGTCGCAATGATTTAGTTTGGAAACAAAAGAGTGTCAAAGTTGCGGATGTGATAGTGTTAGCTCGAACTGCTCTTAATCAATGGCATTGTGCTCAAGACAAAACATTTGATCCATCTCTCGGTTTGATGTCCCCTGATGATGGTAGAGAGCATTGGCAGGTACCAAAAGAAAATACGATTAAGATCAACATTGATGCAGCAATCTTCGCCTCAACAAACTGCTACAGCTACTCGTGTGTGGCCCGTAACCATGCTGGTTTACTGGTGGAGGCCAGAGCTAAGTGTCTTCGAGGTGTAATTTTGCCTGAAGTTGCAGAAGCCATAGGAATACTTGAGGCTTTAAGCTGGATAAAGCACCAACACTGGAGTCAGGTGGAAGTGGAGTCCGACTGCCTTGTGGCTATACAGTCTATTCGAAGTTCATCTACCATGAGATCTTATTTTGGTAGGATAATCTCTAAGTGCAAGGAGTTGTTGTTTGAGTTAAAAGATAAGtctattttttaaaagtttgttaAACGGTCTGCAAACAATGGAGCTCACTATTTAGCGAGATCTACTTGTTTTATAGCTGATCGTAGTTTGCGAGTGAGTAACGTTCCCTCGGAGTCAAAGCAAGCAAACAAGAAGATCTGACTGAGTAGTTGATGATGGacagttcatttctgtattaatGAACGATTTGATTatctaaagaagttttattcattgtcaaaaaaaataaaaataatgttaatTAAATGTTatcttatataaaaaaataaattttattataattattaaattatttctaaaaattaaATGTTTCTAACTCAAGTATCAATTAGTTTTTTTCTTCAATTAtgattcataattatttttattttttttatgcttgCGTTCTTTAACataacaattttaaaatataaattcttAACAAATTATTTAcatgttattatttatttaaattttaatattagaaATACAATAATTAATAATCTATGTACagctaattttttttaagtaaaataGTATCTTTGTATATAGATTTCATAATTGGTGATGGTATTACAAGTTATTATATAAAAATTGATCAAATGGATTAAATTGTTGGACAATAATTGAATATAGCACCGTTAACAATTAATAGACTAATGCATTtgttttgtgaaataatatatccaAAAACTGCTACAAACGATaagagattttttaatttttaataaaatgaaaACTATAGAGCATATACAggaacatattaaaaaaaaattgtttaatatttaaattataactaaagtgttaaaaataaaataatttagagatTTTACTTATAAAACATCAATAAATTAATTGTGTATTTTTGAtgttataatcatataatgattataaagaaataactaatttaattttatatttataattcatttttaattctaaaattaaaatttaaaatagaaatttATAAATTGACGATCTATTAAAATCTTCTATAAAAAGGTCACTAAAAATGTAATTATGATGGTAAATTAACCAGTGAAAACTCTtcctataattataatatatatttgtttgattttaaatacatttctttcctttaaaaaaaaaaaaaaacgtttaTTTCAATTAGCTATGCTCATGGGGACTACAACTCCTCCCACACACACACTCACACTCCAATACATTTTTAAGCTTATATATATTTAGAGTAATGACCCCTGTTCAAacaattttccaaaaatattatgTACACCTACAAGccattttaactaatataattagTTGAAAAAATTTGACACATAAatgtataatattttaatattaactGTGTGTGGTTATATTATAACTCATATATTTGTAAGCATTAAGAGAAATACTCATTAaccctttaaaaaaaattacacccattttaaaaaaaatagtgaatGCAATATTTATGtacgtatatttatatatttttattggcTTAAGCAGCATAATTTTACAGGCATGACAGAACATATTATTGGGTAGGGTAAAGATTATAAAGTAATAAccttaaaaaataacaaaataattataataatatacagGTTCGGTCTTGAGTTAAGTCGAGTTAGACCCACTTCTAATGCCACCTTAGCCCAAGAGCCCATTATTTTATAATTCTTTTGAAAAATACCATAAACATTTAGAAACTTCATAAAAAAATGGTATCTGATCCTTAATATTTTATAGTGTCCAATCCAATTCAGGACCGACCCTAGTTTAGTTTCACATATTCTAacgataagtttttttttttttttttttttttctggaatAATGATGTTCATTGACTAGAATAAGCTCATGGGCACCACGAGAGGGGTTCCCTCCAACGTTGATGCTATTAATTCTAGCATTCTTAGCCAGACCATTAGCCATTACATTGTCTAAACGATTAATAAAGTGAAAACTACATAACTCAAAGCCTTTTGACAGGGATAGAATTTCAGTAAAAATTGGCCAAGTCCTCCAATCTGGTGGTAGATGTTGGTTTGTGAGAGCTTGGACTACAACTTTGGAAACAGATAAAAtggccatttttttttctttctccttaATTTTACATATTCTAACGATAAATTTATGGAGAAGATTTTGATTTTGAAGATACGTTTTGGTCCGAAGTTTAAATTACTTTTGACAATTATTAAATTTTGGTAAGATATATAGGGTATAATTTAATGAAATATTCCCCTTTAAAaatattgacgccgtttttcgtcaacttaaactgtagagcacgtaaacagtaaagaattatggccagaaaacacaataaaacaaggagagttttttacgtggttcagcagttaactctgcctagtccacaagtctatattattagaacttaggaaatttctagaaattattcagggatgaattctctagagtttctctcaagatcaccaaaTTTCGGTCAtctacaaaggtacatgacttctctatttatagaggaagtctcagaatactatcccacacgttcaTGGAAGTTAtcctatatattaataaatttaatagctttaaagcctgtaactcttatatacaaggaaacgtctcctgaagaccagggggcgtataactaactaATAAATATCTCTTTAtgatagggaagttacaacaataaatgtagactgcgctCTTCAAGTGACTCATTAAGCTGTTCGAAATCAGCATAATCAAcatcatgccagtctaggtctctgagtaaCTTTCGAGTTATATTATTTTCTCCAAGACCACATTGTTTCGAGCTTACACTCATGTCAGGCTCGGACctcttgatccgaggtcacctGAAATGGACGCCttccgatgtctgtctttcgagcttataaggacttcgaggtcagccatcttcgaggttgccaccaacTATGAAGGTTCGacgcctaggttgcgaacacgtgttctagatattgcgagctcacacctgacgaatccagctttcgagataaCAATTCTcgaggctcgaaatctgggtgtaacattttgccccctcaaaagtatttgttcgaatcctatgagaatgaaactttgaactactttcttcgagaatcgcaccgtcacacatacttgAGTATGGACACGTGCCacttgggtattgctcattcaaggtactcgagtaccttagaaatctgcccacgatcgtttGCGTGCCACCTTTTCGACACCGTCTTGTCATTTATCCCTGGGCGTCGGATTTGATAAGGATCCTGGCCAATGGCACGGATTAATCCCTTTTTACCACTTCTGATTGTCTATATATAAGGCTCCAGTCATCTGCTTCCTCTTATTTTTACGTTTATCAGAGAGacaagagaagagagaaaaaaccagaagTCAGCCCAGAAAGCTTTTTGCTTTTGCATGTTTTCCCAGCCAAAGAAGCAAAGGACTGCcagcttgttcgagaccgtgagattatacctgcagcctcttcttcaatcaactATTTCTCTGCAATCGTCATCTTCATTGCGTAagtatctgattttttttttatcagttTCTGGCTTTGCTGTTTTTTAGTTCCTGGGAATGCACTGGTTCATTTTTTACTTTGATGTACTAGGACGCTTTGATCGATAGATATTAGGTTTAGGTTCTCccattactggttctaaatccagtttatATGTTGAAAGACCCAAAcatggtctcttttttctgggttttcaaattttggaagacgtatcttgcacaccaagatattgggtaaaaaatcttggttttaaagaaagCACGAtacccaaaaataccatttttgaataactgccacctttttccctgatatttcgggattctcaAATATTAAATCCACTTCCTTCCCTTTTTCGTGAAATACATGTCGTGA from the Humulus lupulus chromosome X, drHumLupu1.1, whole genome shotgun sequence genome contains:
- the LOC133806658 gene encoding uncharacterized protein LOC133806658, giving the protein MASSSNPSHIMDELVIEEELEEGLVLQDLGGVGEEEFVYDWRLCLVGRFIFSGTIDFPSMQQTLAALWKPGKGVYMKELDANQFLFQFYHEIDIKRVVAGSPWYFNRKALIITRMKEESNPRYLALNTLDLWVQLHDLKTGFMTSTVLQAVGNYVGAFVESCPKNFMGIWRDYMKIRVTIDLSKPLKRRMRVRKTGDDWIWITFKYENVPTFCFICGILGHSERFCPKLFDTPEHEITRPYGEWMKAPFRRSTKLIGAQWLRNGVRRWHGKDDR